In Marmota flaviventris isolate mMarFla1 chromosome 19, mMarFla1.hap1, whole genome shotgun sequence, the DNA window gacattaaaaaaatagccTGCTCAAAAGCCAAGGATCTCCATTTTACTTAGTATACTAAGCCCTTTACAATGATCATCAAGGCCCTGCAAGATGGCTATACCTAACTCTGCATTATCCATCCCTGGCCCTTCACAGTCTGACCCCAGGGACTTAATGACACTCAAGCAGGTTAAGCTGTCCTGCCTCAGGGGCTTATACCTGCTGTTCCTGTGCTTGGAATCGCCTTCCCCCAGATCTTCATATGGGCGGCTTTCTTGTCATTCAATTCTCTGATCAAAATCTCATAGGTTTTTCCTGACCACCCAAACTTAAGTAGCaccctctcttctctctgctaTCCCTTCCTCATTTTTTCTATATCACTAACTACAACCTATAATTATTTGGTTGCTACTACTATTGTGGTTGTCACCTCAATAAAATGTGGTTTCCATGAAGGACAGAGGGTGTCTAGGTTGCTCACTGTTGTATCCTGTGATTTACAGCAGTGTTTGATGATGCAATATTCAATAAACATCCcttgaatgaataaatcagtTAATGAGTTAAAGTCAGGTGACTAAGGCGAGCTTCTCTATGTCCTGCACCTTTTCTCAGCAAACTGTACCCTAGGAGAAACAGGCAATTGGTCAAAGTGATCCCTTGTTGTATGGTTATCAttattaatgtttctttttacaTTCAGGGAGCTTCTACTTTCACTTTGGAGGACCCTCACAAGAACATTCTTGCATTTTCCCGAGGCCTGCCGAGGATTCACACATGTAGTTTGGCTGCAGAGATAGGCAGAGAGTGATATCCACAGTGATATTCCAGTGCCCTGAATGGAAAATCGGTCTCCTGGAAGACTGGAAGTGACTGGCCTTGCCTGCTCCGATTCTGGCTGATCAGGTCTCTGGGTCTCATCCATGAAGTGTAGACTCATCCTCTCCGCCCTCCGGTTCCTGGCTGCTGTTTCCACAACTCTTTCTTTCTGGTTGAGAGGCTTCCCTGACCACTCGAAAGGGGGCTCCGTGACCAGGCACCACCACGTCGGCGGTGCCCAGGACCCTCTTCCGACTccgctcctgagccactgggtctTCACTCAGCGCCTGCCACGAGTCCTCATCCCCGTCACGCTCAAACACATCTCCAGCCACCACAACGGTGCCCAGGGCCGTGCCCTTCACCACTACGCTCACGTCCCGCTGGCCTCCGTGGCCCGGCGTGGCCCACACCTCGAGCCCAGGTCCTAGGCGCAGGGGCCGCCCCTCAGTCAGTCCGTGGGGCAGGTAGCGGCCCCCTGGCAGGCAGAAGTCGTGCGAGACCAGCAGAGCAGCCCCCGGAAACAGCCCCAGATTTCCGATATGATCCGAGTGCCCGTGGGTCCCCACCACCAAAGTCACGTCTCCGGGGCCCACCCCTTGCCCCGCCAGGGCGCCCAGCAGCTCCTCCCGAGCCCAGGGGCCCCCAGTATCCACGAGGATGGGGCCACGGGCCGCCTCTTCCAGGGCGGTCTCCGCGCTGCCGGCCTCGGGCGAGGACTCTTGGTGGCTAGAGCCCTGGCCCCAGGCCTGAGGCAGCACGAGGGTCACGGAGCCGTCCGCGCGCACGGCATCGCCCACCTCCTCTGGCTCCGCGTAGCCTCGCAGCAGAACAACCACGGAGTACAGGTCGCCAGGCACCAGCAGAGGAGGCGCCCCGCGCAGCGGCTCGGTCCGCACTAGGTTGCTCATGGCAGGGGAACCACGGGCTGGCGAGAAATGAAATGTGGCTGTGGGCTAACGCCTCCAGGTTCTCAGCTCTACCACTAGCCAAGCGGCACCTTGGCTCTTTGACAcccctccccctcttttttttttcttattattcccccgtgtacagattgcagaatcacgttgattatacagccacgtttatacctACTGCCAAACAAGTGTCTGTTgcattctgctgcccttcctatccccctcccctccccccctcttaAGGTGGCATCGCCCTCCACTTCCGGCCGACCGTGGTACTGCCCGGCCTTCTTCTCTATGCGACCCCGCCCCAATAGTCTCCAGGTAGGTCCTCAACTGTCACCTTTCAGAGGACATCGTTTTATCCTTCCCTCTAACCCTACCTTTTCTCTACCTTGAACCTAATCGTAGCGCCTAGCACAGAACTTCCTGAACGAAGCACAGAAATCGGAAAATCGCGTGGTATTTTGTCCTCTGCGGGCGTCCGTAGCCCAACTACGGTGGCCGTATCGATACCGCACAGTTAACTTTTAGTTCTAGTGCTTCTCGCAACCTGCAGAGGCTGCTCGGATTTCAGCCTCCCTACAGTTCTCTATCTTGCGACCCCTGCCAGCTTCCTTGGGGTGCAGAATTACCAAGCGCCATTAGCTGCTAATGGCGGAGGCCAACGGCCCCATTGTCTGGACGCTGCCTCATTGACAAGCTACAATGTGTGCAGAGTCGTTTGAAACTGGGCCCAGacgatagtaaaaaaaaataataaaataagtttaattGCGATATAGAAAATTTGGCACCCGCGAAGTTACGGAATAGATCAGGTAATTACCCCCACCTAACTTATCATTGCCTCACCGCCACCTACTGTCATAGTCTAGTTCACTGCTAGTATGTAACCTCCTGGGTGAGGTCATAGAGAATGTCTGTCTGGCCTCTTTCTTATAAGGGTCCAAAAACAGATCTCTTGAGGGGCATAGTGACTTTCTCAAGGCCCATAACTCCATGCCATCGCTGACTGTCTTTAAAGAGGAAAGCTCAATGCTGTCACCACACACACCTGCCATTTAAGTGGTTGGATGGCAGGCAGAAGGCTCATTATGTTGGAAGGActtcctcctgctgctcccccCATTTCCCCCATGGTCATGTCATCCTGCATCCCCAAGATCCTCCCTGAGGTCATTTGGGAAAAAACAGAAGCCTTGGGGTGGGATCactcatacacaaacacacacccttCAAGCTGTGGGGTAGGGAAAGCTGAGACTTAAGAGGGTTCTTCTCCATGACCCCTCCTGGGGGCTCAAAGGCAAGAGTCAGAGATCCTCTGGGTCATGCTTGGGGTGGCCTGAAGTCTtgattctctcctcctccttctctccctcctcttcctcctcctcttcttcttcctcctcctccttttcttctgcattctcttGTCCATCTGTGATCTTCTCCTTTCCAGTCCAAGTTTCCTGAAGACATGCTAGGTGGggttaagagaaaataatttaaatattggtTCTGGGAATAAGGAGGTTGTTGCCTGGCAGGAGAGGAGCCCAATCCCTACATTTACCTGTTTCAGCAGCTGGGAGCACATGGCCTTCACAGAGAAACTGCTGTAGGGGCTGCTCCTGATGGTGGAAGTACCAGTCTCCTACAACATCTTCAAACTCTTCCAGCATCGTCTCACACTGGTCAAGTGGAATGGTGGAAAGAACATCTGCTCTGCTGGGCTTTGGACACTTTCCTCTCAGCTCTCCACTCCCTACTCCCTACTCCACTGATTGGCCTCTCCATTGAGAGACAGGTAGCCAGGAGGTTAAGCTTGGCTTACATCTATTTATGATCTAtcttcatccaacaaatatttaactAGCACCTATTCTGCTAAGTAGGTTGGGTAAGCTGTGAGATGGGTAAGGTGATCATACCTACCACATCAGGTTGTGAGAGTAAATGAGGCAGCAGCTAGAAAGTATGTGGTCCAGAATCTGggacatagtaggtgctcaataagcaTTGGCGAATAGTAATAGTTTCCaatattatttgatattctaTTGGGCCCACTTTAATTGATGGCAAAGTCCTCATTCTGCCCCCTTCTTCCTGCTGAGAGCTGGACATCCCCTACAATCAAATCCTGGGACCAAgctctcctctcacctccctgGACAGTTTGGTAATTTGTCTTACCTGCTTCTTTAGGAATGTAACCTCCACGCTGGGCTCATCCCACAGTTCCAATGGGATCCCCAGATCCACCTTCACTCCCTTCTGCACTAGGCCTTTCAATGTTGCCATGGTCTGACTCTGACCCTGAAAGATGGAGATTTGGGATCAGAGCAACCATCccaccttttccttccctttttcacCATAATAGCTTTGTCAACACAAGAGGCTCAGGGATGAGTTCCATGAGGAGGGTGAGAGAGTCTGAACAAGAGGGGACTCTCTAGAGGTGGAGGGAAACGGGCAGATAATTCTTGAGGATCTCAGGGGACACAGGTCTTTGTTTCTGAGAATTAGAGTCTTTCCCTATTTAAGAATCTCACCTTGGCATATCTCAGCGATCCCTTGCGCTCAGCATGAACACTGTAATCCAGGATCCGCTCACATAAATTCTCCAAGGCCTCTTCCAGCCTTGTCTCTCTGTGGGGAGAAGGGAAACAAAGACTCCCTGGATGCTACAGGGGCTTCCAAGGCTCTTTGGTGGACTGGAAGGTGAAGGAGCACCAAGAAGGACTCACGAAATGCTGTAAGGCACATGTCTCTTCCTCTTGCCTGTGTCCAGGACCTGCCCCAGCTCCAGGACCTCTCGAGATCGGCCAGTGCGACTCAGTTCCTCCTGTAGCTCCATGCTTAGTAGCTTACACACTGGTAGTGAGGAGAGATGTCCAAGGGGATACAAAAGAAGAGTGAACATGCCAGCAGTTCATTCTGCACATGACCAAAGGCAACAGAGGACGCAAGTGCAGACTCTGGAGCCAAACTGACTGGGTTGGAATTCTGACTCAGCTTCTCAATATCTGTGTGACAATCTTgctgtgtctcagtttcttcacctctATAATGGGGATAATACTATGTCCATGACAAGAGTgtggtgagaattaaataaataaacctatgCAAAATCTCTGGAATAGCTCTGGCTCACAGTGTTTATTGTTACTCTGCAGTTCTTTATTGTGCTCCTTCTGCATACACGCTCATGACAGATCAATAAGATTCATGATCTTTGTCTCTGAGACACTGTCAATGTAGCTAgagatggataaatggatgatgACAATATGGCGCGATGAACCCTACGCCAGGGTTAAGACCAAGAGATTTAATCTCACTAGGAAATGCAAAATCCATTCAAAGGTTACTTAATGACTTCTTACAAATCTTTGATTCTCATAAGGGTGAACAACATGTCTATTCCACTACTAGCATATACTTGGCTCATGATAGttccaaagaaaaaaagggggcccagctgggcatggttgtgcatgcctgtgatcttgatgtctcaggaggctaaggcagaaggatcacaagtgtgaggccagcctcagcaacttggcaaggccctacgcaacttagcaagacactttcttgaaaaagagagagagagatagatagatgggggcatagctcaggggtagagggccctaagttcaatacccagaactaaaacaaaataaaacacaaaacccaTACATAGATGAAAATAACCTAAACAGgcaaaaataacatttctttaaACGTACCCAGCACTGTGCTAGAACCTGAGATACATAGGCACTCCCCCTTTCTCCAAGGGTTTATGACTGCAGGAGGTGACAACTGAGGAAGAAGGCTTCCAAAGGAGGTGATATTTAAACTGAACCTTGAAGAATGAATAGGAACTTATCAAATACAGAAAGAGGGCCATTTTGGGCAACGAAAAAGAGCAAAGTCCCAGAGGTGTTACAGGATGTGCAATACTCTGATCATGAGAAGTTCAATGTCTGAAGTGGAAATACTAGCCaaatatattgttacattgtgtgcatgtatgaatatgtaactacaaattccaccatgatgtacaattataatgcatcaataaaaatggggggctggggcgGGAGGAAATTCAGTGTCTGAAGCATGGGCACTTTAGGGATGAGGATGGGGTATAGGAACTATGAAAGTCACATCATACAACAATTACATGCTCTGCCAAAAAAAATGCTGCCTGGATGCTGATCATAGTAGGAGGCCTGCAGGGTTGTTAAAGCAAAAACTTCCAAGATTAAGTCTGTGTTTAGAAAGACAGGTGGCAGGAGAAGAGTGGGGACGTAAGTAAAAACAGGCACAGGATTAGAACCAAGTCATGAGGGACACTGATGTGGAAATGCAGAGACTGTGTGTGTGaggtgaagagaaaaagaatgggggggggggggacaagccAACGAGGCAACAAACCAGGGAAGTAGGGTACTCAATGACAAGGCTCTGAAGTGTCCCTCTCATTAACGCAGCCAGGGAAGATGCTGCTTGCTGCAAAATCTATACAGTACACGCTGGCTGCAAAGCTTCCCATTGACTGGGAACTTAGAGTTGTTTGGCCTCCTCATATTTTGTTATGAGCTTTAAAGGCCGAGTTACTCATCCTCAAACCCTCTGGGGGAGGATGGGACCTGTAATTTGGAAGCGTCTCTGCCGCGGGGACAGAGGAAGTTCACAAAGTATAAGAATCACACCCCGCCCCTGAAGGCTCTCCAGATTTAGGTCTGGTGGGTGATCTGGGGGGAACACACGCACATTGAAGATGATCGGTTGAGTGGGCGGTCCTAGGCAGACAATCCCTGAACTACAATTTCCACAACTCACTGGGGCCCACAACTGCAAGAAAAAGTGGGTTTACTCTGGAAGTTAAATGGAAAATGTAGTGCCACAATTTCGCGTTGGACGTAGGCGTTCCCTCCCCGGATCCTATTCCAACTCCGCCAAATTCCAACAGAACCTCACTCGGGGGTTCAAGGAGGTCGAGTGACCCATCCATCACGGTACGTGTGCCCCGGCCTAAACGAAGAAGGAGGGACAGGGAGATGCTAATAGAGGCTACTCCCAAGATACCTTCGCATTTGCTGGGCAAACGTTCTGTGTCATCGTCCTCTTCTTTCGGCGTCCCAGCCCAAGCACCAGTCACtgtcaaaaagaaaagcaatattcCTAACCGCACAGGTCCCATGACAATGCGCGGTGCACAACCACCGTTTGCCTTCAAACCAACTTCCGGAAGGCGGCGGACCCTTTAAATTCAGAGGCGGTAAGCAGCAGCCTTAAACCCTGCCTCCCTGCCTGGAACCATCAGCGCATGCGTAGGTCCAACCCGTAAAGGGGTGGGGCCTCAGGGCGCTGGGTTTCCCCGCCTGTTTTGTGGCGCCTCCTGAAGGTCCTGGCTGCCGggtagtgaaaaaataaattcaagtaaCAGACTAGGAGAGTG includes these proteins:
- the Mblac1 gene encoding metallo-beta-lactamase domain-containing protein 1, whose translation is MSNLVRTEPLRGAPPLLVPGDLYSVVVLLRGYAEPEEVGDAVRADGSVTLVLPQAWGQGSSHQESSPEAGSAETALEEAARGPILVDTGGPWAREELLGALAGQGVGPGDVTLVVGTHGHSDHIGNLGLFPGAALLVSHDFCLPGGRYLPHGLTEGRPLRLGPGLEVWATPGHGGQRDVSVVVKGTALGTVVVAGDVFERDGDEDSWQALSEDPVAQERSRKRVLGTADVVVPGHGAPFRVVREASQPERKSCGNSSQEPEGGEDESTLHG
- the Cnpy4 gene encoding protein canopy homolog 4 — translated: MGPVRLGILLFFLTVTGAWAGTPKEEDDDTERLPSKCEVCKLLSMELQEELSRTGRSREVLELGQVLDTGKRKRHVPYSISETRLEEALENLCERILDYSVHAERKGSLRYAKGQSQTMATLKGLVQKGVKVDLGIPLELWDEPSVEVTFLKKQCETMLEEFEDVVGDWYFHHQEQPLQQFLCEGHVLPAAETACLQETWTGKEKITDGQENAEEKEEEEEEEEEEEEGEKEEERIKTSGHPKHDPEDL